A DNA window from Amycolatopsis sp. DSM 110486 contains the following coding sequences:
- a CDS encoding ABC-2 family transporter protein — MLAACHAWITEFAGAGELPQFPGAGAFSVWAVLVAGATVTTWAVGMIFASLAFWAPKLDLHSLFGNVWQLARYPADIYARPLRRVFTYVLPLAVVASAPARVLARPADALLVLGALVTAAAAVLVAILVWRTGLRRYTGASS, encoded by the coding sequence TTGCTCGCGGCGTGTCACGCGTGGATCACTGAATTCGCCGGCGCGGGCGAGCTGCCGCAGTTCCCCGGTGCCGGTGCGTTCTCGGTGTGGGCCGTACTGGTGGCCGGCGCGACGGTGACGACGTGGGCGGTCGGGATGATCTTCGCGAGCCTCGCGTTCTGGGCGCCGAAGCTCGACCTGCACAGCCTCTTCGGGAACGTCTGGCAGCTTGCCCGCTATCCCGCCGACATCTACGCCCGGCCGCTTCGGCGTGTGTTCACCTACGTGCTGCCGCTCGCGGTGGTCGCCTCGGCGCCTGCCCGCGTCCTCGCCCGCCCGGCCGACGCGCTGCTCGTGCTCGGCGCGCTGGTCACCGCGGCCGCCGCGGTGCTCGTCGCGATCCTCGTGTGGCGCACCGGCCTGCGTCGCTACACGGGCGCGAGCAGCTAG